A DNA window from Corallococcus soli contains the following coding sequences:
- a CDS encoding dicarboxylate/amino acid:cation symporter: MASDTPDTSDAAHPKPPSRLYLWVLAAIFAGGLLGHFAPATAVKLKPLGDGFISLVKMLISPVIFLTVVLGVANVADMKKVGRVGGKALLYFEVVSTFALVIGAVVVTVLKPGAGFNVDPRTLDASAVARFAQQAHDQSTLGFLLHLIPRTFVDAFTGSGDLLQVLLLALMFGFSLTAIGPAAKPVVVLFEALSKAFFHMIGMVMRLAPIGAGAAMAFTLGAYGISSLGPLMRLMGCFYLACVLFVLAVLGPIARLTGFSLLRFLRYIRAELLLVLGTSSSESALVPLMQKLERLGCSRSVVGLVVPSGYSFNLDGTNIYLTMAALFVAQALNVELTFTQTATLLGVAMLTSKGASGVTGAGFITLAATLAVVPAVPVAGLALILGIDRFMSEARALTNFIGNGVATLVVSAWENELDRERLHAELSGQPLPAAPQVDPGTPS; encoded by the coding sequence ATGGCTTCCGACACTCCCGACACCTCCGACGCGGCGCACCCGAAGCCCCCCTCCCGCCTCTACCTGTGGGTGCTGGCGGCCATCTTCGCCGGGGGCCTGCTGGGCCACTTCGCGCCCGCCACGGCGGTGAAGCTCAAGCCGCTGGGGGATGGGTTCATCTCGCTGGTGAAGATGCTCATCTCCCCGGTCATCTTCCTGACCGTGGTGCTGGGCGTCGCCAACGTGGCGGACATGAAGAAGGTGGGCCGCGTGGGCGGCAAGGCGCTGCTCTACTTCGAGGTCGTCTCCACGTTCGCGCTCGTCATTGGCGCCGTGGTGGTGACGGTGCTCAAGCCGGGGGCGGGCTTCAATGTGGATCCGCGCACGCTGGATGCCAGCGCGGTGGCGCGCTTCGCCCAGCAGGCGCACGACCAGTCCACCCTCGGGTTCCTGCTGCACCTCATCCCGCGCACCTTCGTGGACGCCTTCACCGGCAGCGGGGACCTGCTCCAGGTGCTGCTGCTGGCGCTGATGTTCGGCTTCTCGCTGACGGCCATTGGCCCCGCGGCGAAGCCGGTGGTCGTCCTCTTCGAGGCGCTGTCCAAGGCCTTCTTCCACATGATTGGCATGGTGATGCGGCTGGCGCCCATCGGCGCGGGCGCCGCCATGGCCTTCACGCTGGGGGCCTACGGCATCAGCAGCCTGGGCCCGCTCATGCGCCTCATGGGCTGCTTCTATCTGGCGTGCGTCCTCTTCGTGCTGGCGGTGCTGGGGCCCATCGCGCGGCTGACCGGGTTCTCCCTCCTGCGCTTCCTGCGCTACATCCGCGCGGAGCTGCTGCTGGTGCTGGGCACGTCGTCCTCGGAGTCCGCGCTGGTGCCGCTGATGCAGAAGCTGGAGCGGCTGGGCTGCTCCAGGTCCGTGGTGGGGCTGGTGGTGCCCAGCGGCTATTCGTTCAACCTGGACGGCACCAACATCTACCTGACCATGGCGGCGCTGTTCGTGGCCCAGGCGCTCAACGTGGAGCTCACCTTCACCCAGACGGCCACGCTGCTGGGCGTGGCGATGCTCACGTCCAAGGGCGCCTCCGGCGTCACGGGCGCGGGCTTCATCACCCTGGCCGCCACGCTCGCGGTGGTGCCGGCGGTGCCGGTGGCGGGCCTGGCGCTCATCCTGGGCATCGACCGGTTCATGAGCGAGGCGAGAGCGCTCACCAACTTCATTGGCAACGGCGTCGCCACGCTGGTCGTCTCCGCCTGGGAGAACGAGCTGGACCGCGAGCGGCTCCACGCCGAGCTGAGCGGCCAGCCGCTGCCCGCGGCGCCCCAGGTGGACCCGGGCACGCCGTCGTAG
- the cheB gene encoding chemotaxis-specific protein-glutamate methyltransferase CheB: MKNEPLRILVAEDSPTARRLLVEILRTDPALTVVGEARDGVEAVELCQRLQPSLVTMDIQMPRMDGLDATRRIMTEVPTPVVVVSTLVERDIQTSMAALRAGALAVLQKPVGPESPDFEADSRRLRDTLKAMAQVKVVRRWPERTALPPTPLELPTSGGTRPAVLAMAASTGGPAALYRILSELNGKDVPVPILVVQHIALGFGSGLATWLSTATKLTVKVADDGEPLVAGTVYLAPDDKHLGVTTDHRAQVSGAAPIQGFRPSANWLFRSVARTYGQASLSVVLTGMGQDGLDGIRDVHQAGGRVLAQDEATSVVYGMPAVVVAANLAHEILPLGQIARRVQALFQPAGMAPP, encoded by the coding sequence ATGAAGAACGAACCGTTGCGCATCCTGGTGGCGGAGGATTCGCCCACCGCCCGTCGGCTGCTGGTGGAGATCCTCCGCACCGACCCGGCGCTCACCGTGGTGGGCGAGGCCCGGGACGGGGTGGAGGCGGTGGAGCTGTGCCAGCGGCTCCAGCCGAGCCTGGTGACGATGGACATCCAGATGCCGCGCATGGACGGCCTGGACGCCACCCGCCGCATCATGACGGAGGTGCCCACGCCCGTGGTGGTGGTGTCCACGCTGGTGGAGCGCGACATCCAGACGTCCATGGCCGCGCTGCGCGCCGGGGCGCTCGCGGTGCTCCAGAAGCCGGTGGGCCCGGAGTCGCCGGACTTCGAGGCGGACAGCCGCCGGCTGCGCGACACGCTCAAGGCCATGGCCCAGGTGAAGGTGGTGCGCCGCTGGCCGGAGCGCACCGCCCTGCCGCCCACGCCGCTGGAGCTGCCCACGTCCGGAGGCACGCGCCCGGCCGTGCTGGCCATGGCGGCCTCCACCGGAGGGCCCGCGGCGCTGTACCGCATCCTGTCCGAGCTCAACGGCAAGGACGTGCCCGTGCCCATCCTGGTGGTGCAGCACATCGCGCTGGGGTTCGGTTCGGGCCTGGCCACGTGGCTGAGCACGGCCACGAAGCTGACGGTGAAGGTGGCCGACGACGGCGAGCCGCTGGTGGCGGGCACCGTCTACCTGGCCCCGGACGACAAGCACCTGGGCGTGACGACGGACCACCGGGCCCAGGTGTCCGGCGCCGCCCCCATCCAGGGCTTCCGCCCCTCCGCCAACTGGCTGTTCCGCTCCGTGGCGCGCACGTACGGGCAGGCGTCCCTGTCCGTGGTGCTCACCGGCATGGGCCAGGACGGCCTGGACGGCATCCGGGACGTCCACCAGGCGGGCGGGCGGGTGCTCGCCCAGGACGAGGCGACCTCCGTGGTCTACGGAATGCCCGCCGTCGTGGTGGCGGCCAACCTGGCGCATGAGATCCTGCCCCTGGGGCAGATTGCCCGCCGCGTCCAGGCCCTGTTCCAGCCAGCCGGAATGGCCCCCCCCTGA
- a CDS encoding response regulator — protein sequence MLLRPGMTNEPSLSEAAPRPPRILVAEDDDAMRALLVRTLERAGYGVVEVEDGFELGDYLAMMRGQGGTLEPVDLIISDVRMPGRTGLEALERLRGQGVSCPVLLLSAFADAETHEEARRLGARQLLDKPVDLDVLKAAVREAVRH from the coding sequence GTGCTCCTCCGCCCTGGGATGACGAATGAGCCCTCCCTGAGTGAAGCAGCGCCGCGCCCCCCGCGCATCCTGGTGGCCGAGGACGACGACGCGATGCGCGCGCTGCTGGTGCGCACGCTGGAGCGCGCGGGTTACGGGGTGGTGGAGGTGGAGGACGGCTTCGAGCTGGGGGACTACCTGGCGATGATGCGCGGCCAGGGCGGCACGCTCGAACCCGTGGACCTCATCATCAGCGACGTGCGCATGCCGGGGCGCACCGGCCTGGAGGCGCTGGAGCGGCTGCGCGGCCAGGGCGTGTCCTGCCCGGTGCTGCTGCTCAGCGCCTTCGCGGACGCGGAGACCCACGAGGAGGCCCGCCGGCTGGGCGCCCGGCAACTGCTGGACAAGCCCGTGGACCTGGATGTGCTGAAGGCCGCGGTGCGCGAGGCCGTGCGGCACTGA
- a CDS encoding ATP-binding protein — MSAPTTGPAYEAVFAAIPDPAYLLDGTGRLMSCSAAGARALGRDAGELPGRHWSELGLPAEALNALESARVRVVTLRESTTVEAPWPGAQGLRPHALVLTPLASAKDVLPTVLVTARALTEAEAVYSRALELEQASRAEVETAERRRSFLYQAMTTLFTHPPDPQGMYTLLAHLAVPDLADWCLVDALEQGPWVGRAAVACLDPTQQERAKSLPSRTELRDDAPVGLLRVLRTGEPELVPAVTDSLLRAAAAEPAHPALLEVLQARSYMIIPLRARGHTLGAVTFVSSGSGRRYGPDDLALAEDLCLRASLAIDNARLVGESRRAARAREDLLAVVSHDLKNPLGVVQLGAALLLRGTAGKPGGEAVAKQANRINDAAERMSRLISDLLDWGRLEAGHLPLELGEHPAMALATEALEAIRPLAEAKGLHLVADLPPEALRVKCDRSRVLQVMGNLLGNAVKFTPPGGTLAVRAATRGAEVSFDVRDTGNGIAPDALPHIFDRYWQARDAASRGTGLGLAIAKGLVEAHGGSIRAESTLGTGSVFTFTLPVAHLGAPVTITPPAGLPLARPRDTYEH, encoded by the coding sequence ATGAGTGCTCCCACGACTGGCCCGGCCTACGAAGCGGTCTTCGCCGCCATCCCTGATCCTGCCTACCTCCTGGATGGCACGGGTCGGTTGATGTCGTGCAGCGCCGCCGGGGCCCGGGCGCTGGGGCGTGACGCCGGGGAGCTTCCGGGACGTCACTGGAGCGAGCTGGGCCTGCCCGCGGAGGCCCTCAACGCGCTGGAGTCCGCGCGCGTCCGGGTGGTGACGCTGCGCGAGTCCACCACCGTGGAGGCCCCCTGGCCGGGAGCGCAGGGGCTGCGTCCGCACGCGCTGGTGCTCACGCCGCTGGCGTCCGCCAAGGACGTGCTGCCCACCGTGCTGGTGACGGCGCGGGCGCTCACGGAGGCCGAGGCCGTCTATTCGCGCGCCCTGGAGCTGGAGCAGGCCTCGCGCGCGGAGGTGGAGACGGCCGAGCGCCGCCGCTCGTTCCTCTACCAGGCGATGACGACGCTGTTCACCCACCCGCCGGATCCGCAGGGCATGTACACGCTGCTGGCGCACCTGGCGGTGCCGGACCTGGCGGACTGGTGCCTGGTGGATGCGCTGGAGCAGGGCCCGTGGGTGGGCCGCGCCGCGGTGGCCTGCCTGGACCCGACGCAGCAGGAGCGCGCGAAGTCCCTGCCCTCGCGCACGGAGCTGCGCGACGACGCGCCGGTGGGCCTGCTGCGCGTGCTGCGCACCGGGGAGCCGGAGCTGGTGCCGGCGGTGACGGACTCGCTGCTGCGCGCGGCGGCGGCGGAGCCCGCGCACCCGGCGCTGCTGGAGGTGCTCCAGGCGCGCTCGTACATGATCATCCCGCTGCGCGCGCGCGGCCACACGCTGGGCGCGGTGACGTTCGTGAGCTCCGGCTCCGGGCGGCGGTACGGCCCGGACGACCTGGCGCTGGCGGAGGACCTGTGCCTGCGCGCGAGCCTCGCCATCGACAACGCGCGGCTGGTGGGTGAGTCGCGCCGGGCGGCCCGCGCTCGCGAGGACCTGCTGGCGGTGGTGTCGCACGACCTGAAGAACCCGCTGGGCGTGGTGCAGCTGGGCGCGGCGCTGCTCTTGCGCGGCACCGCGGGCAAGCCGGGCGGCGAGGCGGTGGCGAAGCAGGCCAACCGCATCAACGACGCGGCCGAGCGCATGTCGCGGCTCATCTCCGACCTGCTGGACTGGGGCCGCCTGGAGGCAGGCCACCTGCCGCTGGAGCTGGGCGAGCACCCCGCCATGGCGCTGGCCACCGAGGCGCTGGAGGCCATCCGGCCGCTGGCGGAGGCCAAGGGCCTGCACCTGGTGGCGGACCTGCCGCCGGAGGCGCTGCGCGTGAAGTGCGACCGCAGCCGCGTGCTCCAGGTGATGGGCAACCTGCTGGGCAACGCGGTGAAGTTCACCCCGCCGGGCGGCACGCTCGCGGTGCGCGCGGCGACGCGGGGCGCGGAGGTGTCCTTCGACGTGCGCGACACCGGCAACGGCATCGCCCCGGACGCGCTGCCGCACATCTTCGACCGCTACTGGCAGGCGCGCGACGCGGCCAGCCGGGGCACCGGCCTGGGGCTGGCCATCGCCAAGGGGCTCGTCGAGGCGCACGGCGGCAGCATCCGCGCGGAGAGCACCCTGGGCACCGGCAGCGTCTTCACCTTCACGCTGCCCGTGGCGCACCTGGGCGCGCCCGTCACCATCACGCCCCCGGCCGGCCTGCCCCTGGCGCGCCCGCGCGACACCTACGAGCACTGA
- a CDS encoding sensor histidine kinase: MKLARKFTLALVLLAVAVMAGLQVFQVNRELARYETDMQHDHRLLGHTLAGSIGKAWQLAGEVEALTLLHQANRFQEQVRLRWVWLDGGPGSSFAPVLPATLLLNLRKGHDGWLMDTTHTPGVLRSYTPVFLGRRAGAIEITESLSEQQQHVRTTVVGTSIATAALSGFFLLAAMAMGRKLVGQPVEQLVQLAGRIGEGDLTARVPLRRAQGDELTTLAVAMNRMGEQLEETRARLAEETAARLSTVEHLRHADRLTTVGKLASGVAHELGTPLNVVMGRAKMVSSGEAEGEEVGECARIIFQQAQHMTGIIRQLLDFARRRAPSRAPEDLSLLAERTLSLLKPMATKRGATLSQEVPAGFTVEVDAGQFQQVLTNLVMNGLHAMGKPGTLRVRSQVVRAKPPADVGGQEQAWVRLDVEDEGSGIAADVLPHVFEPFFTTKDVGEGTGLGLSVSYGMVRDHGGWIDVKSEPGRGSCFSIYLPPGDHACQAAS, encoded by the coding sequence GTGAAGCTCGCCCGCAAATTCACCCTGGCCCTCGTGCTGCTCGCCGTCGCGGTGATGGCCGGGCTCCAGGTGTTCCAGGTCAACCGGGAGCTGGCCCGGTATGAAACGGACATGCAGCACGACCACCGCCTGCTCGGTCACACGCTCGCCGGGTCCATTGGCAAGGCGTGGCAACTGGCGGGCGAGGTGGAGGCGCTCACGCTGCTCCACCAGGCCAACCGCTTCCAGGAGCAGGTGCGGCTGCGTTGGGTGTGGCTGGATGGCGGGCCCGGCTCCAGCTTCGCGCCGGTGCTGCCGGCCACGCTGCTGCTCAACCTGCGCAAGGGCCATGACGGCTGGTTGATGGACACCACGCACACGCCGGGCGTGCTGCGCTCGTACACGCCGGTGTTCCTGGGCCGGCGTGCGGGCGCCATTGAAATCACCGAGTCGCTCTCCGAGCAGCAGCAGCACGTGCGCACCACGGTGGTGGGCACCTCCATCGCCACCGCCGCGCTGAGCGGGTTCTTCCTCCTGGCCGCGATGGCCATGGGCCGCAAGCTGGTGGGCCAGCCCGTGGAGCAGCTGGTGCAGCTGGCGGGGCGCATTGGCGAGGGCGACCTCACGGCGCGCGTGCCGCTGCGGCGCGCGCAGGGCGACGAGCTGACGACGCTGGCGGTGGCCATGAACCGCATGGGCGAGCAGCTGGAGGAGACGCGGGCGCGGCTGGCGGAGGAGACGGCGGCGCGGCTTTCGACGGTGGAGCACCTGCGCCACGCCGACCGGCTCACCACCGTGGGCAAGCTGGCCTCCGGCGTGGCGCACGAGCTGGGCACGCCGCTCAACGTCGTCATGGGCCGCGCGAAGATGGTGTCCTCCGGTGAAGCGGAGGGCGAGGAGGTGGGCGAGTGCGCGCGCATCATCTTCCAGCAGGCGCAGCACATGACCGGCATCATCCGCCAGTTGCTGGACTTCGCGCGGCGGCGGGCCCCGTCGCGCGCGCCGGAGGACCTGTCCCTCCTGGCCGAGCGCACGCTGTCGCTGCTCAAGCCCATGGCCACCAAGCGCGGCGCCACGCTGTCGCAGGAGGTGCCCGCGGGCTTCACGGTGGAGGTGGACGCGGGGCAGTTCCAGCAGGTGCTCACCAACCTGGTGATGAACGGGCTGCACGCGATGGGCAAGCCCGGCACCCTGCGCGTGCGCTCCCAGGTGGTGCGCGCGAAGCCCCCCGCGGACGTGGGCGGGCAGGAGCAGGCGTGGGTGCGGCTGGACGTGGAGGACGAGGGCAGCGGCATCGCGGCGGACGTGCTGCCCCACGTGTTCGAGCCCTTCTTCACCACCAAGGACGTGGGCGAGGGAACGGGGCTGGGCCTGTCCGTCTCCTATGGGATGGTGCGGGACCACGGAGGGTGGATTGACGTGAAGAGCGAGCCCGGCCGTGGGAGTTGTTTCTCCATCTACCTGCCGCCGGGAGACCACGCATGCCAGGCCGCATCCTGA
- a CDS encoding monovalent cation:proton antiporter-2 (CPA2) family protein encodes MSFMHQALVFLAATVVAVPLFKKLGLGSVLGYLAAGAAIGPHGAGLISDVENILHIAELGVVLLLFVIGLELQPSRLWNLRRSVFGMGGAQVVLTGLLLAGVGRALGLSWGAAIIAGFGLSLSSTAFALQLLAEKNQLTSEHGQLAFGILLFQDLAVIPLLAALPLLGRADMPSTEPGWLMTLKAVGVVVLVVLAGRYLLRPVFRAVASVHSQELFTATALLVVVGTASLVSAVGLSMALGAFLAGVLLSESEYRHELEADIEPFKGLLLGLFFIAVGMSVNLELLAREPLRVLALVLGLTFLKALVLYGLGRVGLRKPGSALSLAVVISQGGEFAFVLFSLAVSFHVMDRPQADLLVLVVGLSMAVTPFLSIVHERWVAPRFQKKGPQREYDVSPDQDHPVIIAGMGRVGQVVARLLRARRIGFTAIDASAEHIDFIQRFGNQVFYGDASRLDLLRAARADKARVFVIAIDDMAASLRTAQMVKEHFPHLKLFARARNREHAYKLMELGVTNLVRETFDASLVMSSDVLQALGLTFTEARRTVERFREHDESLMVETSKVFKDEKKMMEVIARGRQELELLFEKDEAEQKSA; translated from the coding sequence ATGTCCTTCATGCATCAGGCGCTGGTGTTCCTGGCCGCCACCGTGGTCGCCGTGCCCCTCTTCAAGAAGCTGGGGCTGGGCTCGGTGCTGGGCTACCTGGCGGCGGGCGCGGCCATCGGGCCTCATGGCGCGGGCCTCATCTCCGACGTGGAGAACATCCTCCACATCGCGGAGCTGGGCGTGGTGCTGCTGCTGTTCGTCATCGGGTTGGAGTTGCAGCCCTCGCGCCTGTGGAACCTGCGCCGGTCGGTGTTCGGCATGGGCGGCGCGCAGGTGGTGCTGACGGGCCTGCTGCTGGCGGGCGTGGGCCGGGCGCTGGGCCTGTCCTGGGGCGCGGCCATCATCGCCGGCTTCGGCCTGTCGCTGTCCTCCACCGCGTTCGCGCTCCAGTTGCTGGCGGAGAAGAACCAGCTCACCTCCGAGCACGGCCAGCTCGCCTTCGGCATCCTCCTGTTCCAGGACCTGGCGGTGATTCCGCTGCTGGCCGCGCTGCCGCTGCTGGGCCGCGCCGACATGCCGTCCACGGAGCCCGGCTGGCTCATGACCCTGAAGGCCGTGGGCGTGGTGGTGCTGGTGGTGCTGGCGGGCCGCTACCTGCTGCGCCCGGTGTTCCGCGCGGTGGCGTCCGTGCACAGCCAGGAGCTGTTCACCGCGACGGCGCTGCTCGTCGTCGTGGGCACCGCGTCGCTGGTGAGCGCGGTGGGGCTGTCCATGGCGCTGGGCGCGTTCCTCGCCGGCGTGCTGCTGTCGGAGTCCGAGTACCGCCACGAGCTGGAAGCGGACATCGAGCCCTTCAAGGGCCTGCTGCTGGGCCTGTTCTTCATCGCCGTGGGCATGTCGGTGAACCTGGAGCTGCTCGCGCGCGAGCCCCTGCGCGTGCTGGCGCTGGTGCTGGGCCTGACCTTCCTCAAGGCGCTGGTGCTGTACGGCCTGGGGCGCGTGGGGCTGCGGAAGCCGGGCTCCGCGCTGAGCCTGGCGGTGGTGATTTCGCAGGGCGGTGAGTTCGCCTTCGTCCTGTTCTCGCTGGCGGTGTCCTTCCACGTCATGGACCGGCCGCAGGCGGACCTGCTGGTGCTGGTGGTGGGCCTGTCCATGGCGGTGACGCCGTTCCTGTCCATCGTGCACGAGCGCTGGGTGGCGCCGCGCTTCCAGAAGAAGGGCCCCCAGCGCGAGTACGACGTGTCCCCGGACCAGGACCACCCGGTCATCATCGCCGGCATGGGCCGCGTGGGGCAGGTGGTGGCCCGCCTGCTGAGGGCGCGCCGCATCGGGTTCACCGCCATTGACGCGAGCGCGGAGCACATCGACTTCATCCAGCGCTTCGGCAACCAGGTGTTCTACGGCGACGCGTCCCGGCTGGACCTCCTGCGCGCCGCCCGCGCGGACAAGGCCCGGGTGTTCGTCATCGCCATCGACGACATGGCCGCGTCCCTGCGCACCGCGCAGATGGTGAAGGAGCACTTCCCGCACCTGAAGCTCTTCGCCCGGGCGCGCAACCGCGAGCACGCCTACAAGCTCATGGAGCTGGGCGTCACGAACCTGGTGCGTGAGACGTTCGACGCGAGCCTCGTCATGTCCAGCGACGTGCTCCAGGCCCTGGGCCTCACCTTCACGGAGGCCCGCCGCACCGTGGAGCGCTTCCGCGAACACGACGAGTCGCTGATGGTGGAGACGTCCAAGGTCTTCAAGGACGAGAAGAAGATGATGGAGGTCATCGCCCGCGGCCGCCAGGAGCTGGAGCTGCTCTTCGAGAAGGACGAAGCCGAGCAGAAGTCGGCCTGA
- a CDS encoding hybrid sensor histidine kinase/response regulator: MDRDRLAQALLDSFLEELEGHVVSLNRDLLALEQAPARARELIPGLLRTLHSVKGASRAASASLVETACHRLEEVLEPLIHGRAPSPELFELCFATVDALDDAGRRLATRQDLAGSPLESLMPQLERAAQGGPAAPFPPPEPAWAPPKLPKASQPASEAQSSAEPELPAPAVASGEALPVRVSGQKLDALLGRSGELRVAMLRLEGHAEALESLRDDVGGLRETVRGTASETTLRRVELELARVARVLAQDRRALFQSSTGLDDEVRRARMLPFEEGCTGLERAARDVAHGMGRRVRMEIHGGGLDLDRSLLQSLREPLLHLVRNAVAHGLEAPEERVRHGKPEEGRVVLSARLRGNRVEVAVEDDGRGLDLEALRERARARGLDVPDEDEEAARLVFLPGLSTAAKVTAVSGRGVGLDVVRAQVEALRGSVEVAFKAGQGTRFTLDVPLTLSTLRVLLVDVGGQVLALASEGVDRLLRLSPSDVREVEGRMSWVTPDALVPLASLAGVLELPAGPPRARPAAVVLSAGTAQAALVVDEVIAEQEVLVRSLGSRVKRARHVAAAAVLPDGRMALLLNPASLVRAAGGRPSTQFFPTPKEQAVRRRVVLADDSPTTRMLEQSILEGAGYDVTACADGAEAWEQLQAGGADALVLDVEMPRMDGFSVTEAVRASPRFGRVPVVLVTSREKPEDKARGLQAGASAYIVKSAFDPTSLLETLRRLL; this comes from the coding sequence ATGGATCGCGACCGGCTGGCGCAGGCACTGCTGGACTCCTTCCTGGAGGAGCTGGAGGGGCACGTCGTGTCCCTCAACCGGGACCTGCTCGCGCTGGAGCAGGCCCCGGCGCGCGCGCGGGAGCTCATCCCCGGCCTCCTGCGCACGCTGCACAGCGTGAAGGGCGCGTCGCGCGCGGCCAGCGCCAGCCTGGTGGAGACCGCCTGCCACCGCCTGGAGGAGGTGCTGGAGCCGCTCATCCACGGGCGCGCTCCGTCGCCGGAGCTGTTCGAGCTGTGCTTCGCCACGGTGGACGCGCTGGACGACGCGGGCCGCCGGCTGGCGACGCGTCAGGACCTGGCGGGCTCGCCGCTGGAGTCCCTGATGCCGCAGTTGGAGCGGGCGGCGCAGGGCGGACCTGCGGCGCCCTTCCCTCCACCGGAGCCCGCGTGGGCCCCGCCGAAGCTCCCGAAGGCCTCCCAGCCTGCGTCCGAAGCGCAGTCCTCCGCGGAGCCGGAGCTCCCCGCCCCCGCGGTGGCCAGCGGCGAGGCGCTGCCGGTGCGCGTGTCCGGCCAGAAGCTGGACGCGCTGCTGGGCCGCAGCGGCGAGCTGCGCGTGGCGATGCTGCGCCTGGAAGGCCACGCCGAGGCGCTGGAGTCCCTGCGCGACGACGTCGGCGGCCTGCGTGAGACGGTGCGCGGCACGGCTTCCGAGACGACGTTGCGCCGGGTGGAGCTGGAGCTGGCGCGGGTGGCGCGGGTGCTGGCGCAGGACCGCCGCGCGCTGTTCCAGTCCTCCACCGGCCTGGACGACGAGGTGCGCCGCGCCCGCATGCTGCCCTTCGAGGAGGGCTGCACGGGCCTGGAGCGCGCCGCGCGCGACGTGGCGCACGGCATGGGCCGGCGCGTGCGCATGGAGATCCACGGCGGCGGCCTGGACCTGGACCGCTCCCTGCTCCAGTCGCTGCGCGAGCCCCTGCTGCATCTGGTGCGCAACGCGGTGGCGCACGGCCTGGAGGCGCCCGAGGAGCGCGTGCGCCACGGCAAGCCGGAGGAGGGCCGCGTGGTGCTGTCCGCGCGGCTTCGCGGCAACCGGGTGGAGGTGGCGGTGGAGGACGACGGGCGCGGCCTGGACCTGGAGGCCCTGCGCGAGCGCGCGCGGGCCCGGGGCCTGGACGTCCCCGACGAGGACGAGGAGGCCGCGCGGCTCGTGTTCCTGCCCGGGCTGTCCACCGCGGCGAAGGTGACGGCGGTGTCCGGCCGGGGCGTGGGCCTGGACGTGGTGCGCGCCCAGGTGGAGGCCCTGCGCGGCAGCGTGGAGGTGGCCTTCAAGGCGGGCCAGGGCACCCGCTTCACGCTGGACGTGCCCCTCACCCTGAGCACCCTGCGCGTGCTGCTGGTGGACGTGGGCGGACAGGTGCTCGCGCTGGCCAGCGAGGGCGTGGACCGGCTGCTGCGCCTGTCCCCGTCCGACGTGCGCGAGGTGGAGGGCCGCATGTCCTGGGTGACGCCGGACGCGCTGGTGCCGCTGGCGTCGCTCGCGGGCGTGCTGGAGCTGCCCGCCGGCCCGCCCCGCGCGCGGCCCGCGGCGGTGGTGCTGTCCGCGGGCACCGCGCAGGCGGCGCTGGTGGTGGACGAGGTCATCGCCGAACAGGAGGTGCTGGTGCGCTCCCTGGGCTCGCGCGTGAAGCGTGCGCGGCACGTGGCCGCCGCGGCGGTGCTGCCGGACGGGCGCATGGCGCTGCTGCTCAACCCGGCGTCGCTGGTGCGGGCGGCCGGCGGCCGGCCATCCACGCAGTTCTTCCCCACGCCCAAGGAGCAGGCCGTGCGCAGGCGGGTGGTGCTGGCGGACGACTCGCCCACCACGCGCATGCTGGAGCAGAGCATCCTGGAGGGCGCCGGCTACGACGTCACCGCGTGCGCGGACGGGGCCGAGGCCTGGGAGCAGCTCCAGGCGGGCGGCGCGGACGCGCTGGTGCTGGACGTGGAGATGCCGCGCATGGACGGGTTCTCCGTCACGGAGGCCGTGCGCGCGTCACCCCGCTTCGGACGGGTGCCGGTGGTGCTCGTCACGTCGCGGGAGAAGCCCGAGGACAAGGCGCGCGGGCTGCAAGCCGGTGCGAGTGCGTACATCGTGAAGAGCGCGTTTGATCCGACGAGCCTGCTGGAGACGCTGAGGCGACTGCTATGA